Genomic segment of Hirundo rustica isolate bHirRus1 chromosome 6, bHirRus1.pri.v3, whole genome shotgun sequence:
AAAAGTCAGGTAAGGACGACGTGCACACGGTGACTTCAGCGTGTTTTAGAAGCACTTCCTGAGATGCGTATGTTATGGATTGTAGTCTGCTTATGTTGAAAGACCTATTCAGATTTGGTTCTGATAACTAATGCTCAGCTGATACAAAAATTCTAAACCactttttaaattgtacaaAAGATGCAAGAAGtacacttttttgttttttgtttttttttttcacggcAAGAAAAGGTGCATGTGGCTTTGGTGGGTCAGAACagtgtgttttatttaaaagataGCCCTGTTTTTAGGGATAGATGCTACTCTCCCACCACCCCTGctccttctttctcccttcctggCAAATAGAATCTTTGTTCCTCTGGTCCCTCTGGTACTACTTACCATATGATGTACGCCACTCCGTCATCTGCACTTCTTTCTCTATATCTCCCTTTCTGAAATAGGGGCAAAGCCAACTCTACCATACCCAGAATCAGGGACTCTTATCCCAGCAACAAGGACAGTCGAAGGATATGCCACCTCGGTTTTCTAAGAAAGGACAGCTTAATGCAGATGAGGTACATGACATGCCTACATTATTTACAGCCTATTCTAAATATTGCCCAATGATTATAGCAAGACGCGTTATTATGAGGACTAATGCTGGaactctctctcctcctcctcgttCTCCTCCTTCTTTGTCCCTTCCTCTTTCACCTTTTACCCCCCTCACTTTCCTTAGGGTATCCAGCGTCCTATGAGCAAGACTGAGATATGAGGGCAATTTTTTGGGGTGTCCCTTCCTTCGCACACACTTCCAAGAACACTACTCTGACATCAGTTCCCATGCATCCTATTGATAACAATACATATAATTAAACCTTCAGAAAATCCTGAACTTTAGAAACCCTGAAGTGCTGGACcaggttaatttttttgttgatttgttttcttttgtttagaaCTGGCTAATAGGCAAAATTTCAAATGCAGAGTAAACTGCATTGTGATTTTGAGTGTTAACCAGACTTGTATCCCGATTTCTGAGCAATTTGGTAGAGTTCCATCTTGGCTGTAAAATACTTCAGCAAACATGCTGATTATCTTCTTGGGTCTCTAACATACTGCATCTAAAAGGAGCATTTCCAGGTTTTTATGACAGTTGAACTAAATGCCAGTAACTTGCTTTTGGGAGAGTTTTAGAACACATGTGGCTTAATCTGTATTTGAGTATTAATATTGTAGAAATGGAATCATGCTTCAGTGAGATCAGTTGGAATGAGTCCATGGCTGTGTGTTGTTGGTCAGAATACTTGAAACAGTTAGAGTTTTTCTTTGGCTTACTATTTACAGATTAGCCTGAGACCTGCTCAGTCTTTTCTAATGAATAAAAACCAAGTGCCAAAGCTTCAGCCCCAGATAACTATGATTCCTCCCAGTGCTCAACCACCACGCACTCAGACACCGCCTTTGGGAcaggtaaattaaaaaaaaaaaaattgctgtatgttgtttgctgtgcttttcctgTTCGTGCTTGGAAAACGTAATTTCTATtgtgggaggggagagagaagtCTTTTTTTGCACAGAGCATGACTTGGGAAAAGAAAGTATGGAACTGAACTAATTTGAGTTCCATTtgcttttttacattttgtgttttaatactTGATACAAGCAAAGGTAGGTGGGCTACAAAGACAAATTCTGGTCTCTTTTCAGCCGCCTCAACTTGGTCTTAAAACAAATCCACCACTTATACAAGAGAAGCCTGCAAAGACCACCAAGAAACCACCTCCTTCGAAGGAAGAGCTACTTAAACAAACTGTAAGTTAGTGTGCAGTAGTGAGTCTCAGGGCTTTGGGTGTGCTCTTCAGAAAGAATGTTTAACTGTACTTCTTTCCTCTCCAGGAGGCTGTTGTGACCGAGTATCTGAACAATGGAAATGCTAATGATGCTGTCAATACTGTGAGAGAAATGAGAGCTCCGAAACACTTCATTCCTGAGATGCTGAGCAAAGTAATCCTTCAATCCCTAGATAGATCAGATGAGGATAAAGAGAAAGCAAGTACTTTGATCAGCTTGCTCAAGCAGGAGGGAATAGCCACCAGTGACAACTTCATGCAGGTACTGTGGTCTGATAATCTTGCAGTCCTTGTTTCTTGGCCCTTCATGGTGTGTAGCTGCTGTAAAGGCAgagtgcaaatattttttaagtctTGTTAATGAGGAGGTAAAAATAGTACATTAAACCTGTGAGGGGCACAAGAAGCAGTGAGAGGAAAACACGTAGTATTTGGGCAGTTGGAACCTGGGATCCTCTTTGCAAGTGATTACAGAAAATGTACTATGAGTTATGTTGCACAGGAACAGTAGTACTTGAGAGTTTGATCTTGTGCTTGTGCTGTTTCTTAGGCATTCCTGAATGTATTGGACCAGTGCCCCAAACTGGAGGTGGATATCCCATTGGTGAAATCCTACTTAGCACAGTTTGCAGCCCGTGCCATTATTTCAGACCTGGTGAGCATTTCCGAACTGGCTCAACCACTGGAAAGTGGCAcccatttccctctcttcctgctctgtcTTCAGCAGTTAGCTAAGTTACAAGACCGTGAATGGCTAACAGAATTGTTCCAACAAAGCAAAGTGAACATGCAGAAAATGTTACCAGGTAAGAGTCGCCACAGAGCTCTTCTGTCCTCTGATCCTAGAGTAAGCAAGATGTTGCTGTAGTTTATGCCAGAGCCAAATAACATGCAGGGTTATCTTGGTGGAATTAGCTGTTATTGGTAGGTGTTATGTTTCTTAAGGGGTGGCTGGAGCCATGAGCCATCGCTTACAACTCTTGAAGCATTTACACGTGTCTTACATTTCCTTGTCAGAAATTGACCAGAACAAGGATCGCATGCTGGAGATCTTGGAAGGGAAGGGGCTTAGCTTCTTGTTCCCACTTCTGAAactggagaaggagctgctaaagcaaataaaatcGGATCCATCCCCTCAAGCCATCTATAAGTGGATTAAAGATAACATTTCACCCAAGCTTCATGTAGATAAGGGATTTGTGAATATATTGATGACCAGGTGAGATGCTGTTCTGATGTATTTTGGGTGCTTGTTTGGTTAAGCTGCCAGTAAGGCGCTAAGGCTGTAAGGGCTCAAATGTAGCTCTGCAGAAATCTGAGATGCAGTACATGGAGAGACAGATTGTTCTTAGTGAATCTTCTCTGGTAGAATCCCCCTGtatttgagaagaaaagcaaggcTTGCATCTGTTCAAAGTGTTTTCTGTGGGAGGAAGTCTAGACCCATGTGTTTCTGTAGAAGGTACAGCTGTAACAAAGGCAAACCAAGGATTTTTGTGGTGCGCTGTCAACCACGGTACAGGTCCCTGTGCTTGCTGCCGCTGACTGCAGGTTGTAGTTGTAGTGATAGCTGTCTGAACTTGAAATGTCAAATGCTTTGCTCTCTGCTTACAGAACTTAACTTGGCTTTTCTCCTGTCCAGTTTCTTGCAGTATATTTCTAGTGAAGTAAACCCACCAGGTGACGAATCGGATTCTTCATCTGCTCCATCTAAAGAGCAGCTCGAGCAGGAAAAACAGCTGCTTCTTTCCTTCAAGCCAGTGATGCAGAAGTTCCTCCATGACCATGTTGATCTGCAAGTGAGTGCTTTATATGCACTCCAGGTGCACTGCTACAACAATAATTTTCCAAAAGGTGAGTGCATTGAAGTCTTACCTGAATTGGTTTGTCCCTACATTCTTGAAGTTCAGTAAGCTGTTGAGAGGGTTACAGAGCTAACCAGGTTTAAATTTACTTTCACAGGCATGTTACTGCGCTTCTTTGTTCATTTCTATGACATGGAGATCATTGAAGAAGAAGCCTTCTTGGCGTGGAAAGAAGACATTACTCAAGAGTTTCCAGGGAAAGGCAAAGCTTTATTCCAGGTAAATCTGCTAACATTACAATAGAGACGCTTTTTTGTTACTTCTGCTGCAATGGAGTGTTTGAGAAGGCTTTTGAAGTGTCTAAGACTTGTAAATATCTAGGACCTTCATGGAATATTTCACTAGGAAGGAGTTTAAAAGCAAGATGAACTAAATCTCTCTTGTTTACTAGAGGCCTGTGTGTAGTGCAGGTGTGGCCGAAAGGCTTTTTTAAATTAGTTGGGGGGAAGATGAGTGTTCTGCAAAAATACCTAATGGGAAAACAATTCCTGCTCCCTTAAACCAATTTTGTGTGACTGCAGGTAAACCAGTGGTTAACCTGGCTGGAAACTGCTGAAGAAGAAGAATCTGAAGAAGAAGCTGACTAAAGAACCAGCCAAAGCCTTAAATTGTGCAAACATACTGTTGCTATGATGTAACTGCATTTGACCTAACCACTGCGAAAATTCATTCCGCTGTAATGTTTCACAATATT
This window contains:
- the EIF4G2 gene encoding eukaryotic translation initiation factor 4 gamma 2; the protein is MLRAAASAAAGVAAFVNPAPETRRRRSALYGGVGGRRRAGAAAAVILRCQAAKVESAIAEGGASRFSASSGGGGGRGAPQHYPKTASNSEFLGKTPGQNAQKWIPSRSTRRDDDSANDKERHDAIFRKVRGILNKLTPEKFDKLCLELLNVGVESKLILKGVILLIVDKALEEPKYSSLYAQLCLRLAEDAPNFDGPSAESHPGQKQSTTFRRLLISKLQDEFENRTRNVDIYDKHDGPLLPEEEEQRAIAKIKMLGNIKFIGELGKLDLIHESILHKCIKTLLEKKKRVQLKDMGEDLECLCQIMRTVGPRLDHAKAKSLMDQYFARMRSLMSSKELPARIRFLLQDTVELREHNWVPRKAFLDNGPKTINQIRQDAVKDLGVFIPAPMSQGMRSDFFLEGPFMPPRMKLDRDPLGGLADMFGQMPGSGIGTGPGVIQDRFSPTMGRHRSNQLFNGHGGHLMPSAQSQFGDLGKSFLKSQGQSQLYHTQNQGLLSQQQGQSKDMPPRFSKKGQLNADEISLRPAQSFLMNKNQVPKLQPQITMIPPSAQPPRTQTPPLGQPPQLGLKTNPPLIQEKPAKTTKKPPPSKEELLKQTEAVVTEYLNNGNANDAVNTVREMRAPKHFIPEMLSKVILQSLDRSDEDKEKASTLISLLKQEGIATSDNFMQAFLNVLDQCPKLEVDIPLVKSYLAQFAARAIISDLVSISELAQPLESGTHFPLFLLCLQQLAKLQDREWLTELFQQSKVNMQKMLPEIDQNKDRMLEILEGKGLSFLFPLLKLEKELLKQIKSDPSPQAIYKWIKDNISPKLHVDKGFVNILMTSFLQYISSEVNPPGDESDSSSAPSKEQLEQEKQLLLSFKPVMQKFLHDHVDLQVSALYALQVHCYNNNFPKGMLLRFFVHFYDMEIIEEEAFLAWKEDITQEFPGKGKALFQVNQWLTWLETAEEEESEEEAD